Genomic window (Aquimarina sp. BL5):
TTTTTGTAGTATTAATATCAACTTGAACCTTTTCAGAGTCAAAAACTTTAAAAACATCGTTAAACATTTCTACTAAATGACTCTCAAGCCTTTCTTCGGCATCAGCACTTTGTTCACAGGTTGTAATAAAAGGTTCTTCTATTAATATGTCTAATAAACTACATTGATAATGAGCAGGTCGAACAAGCCTTGTTTCTGGATAATTCATAAGCCCAAGAGACATGCCTTGATATAGATTATTAGTACCTTGAATATCCAAATAATTGAATTCTATATCATTTAGACGTCCTTCTATAATATTATCGGTACTAAATTTTAATGACTCTATAGAACTTATTTCATTCATATTAGTGGGGCCTGAAGCTATATATCGAATTGTAAATTGATATGCACCCGCATAATCAATATATTGATTCCCATAATCTGAAAAAACTTTAGATCCATTCCAAGCAACCTGGGTCACATCTCTGTAATCGACATTTGACCACTCGGAAGCACAATCGCTTTTTACTTCACAATCGTACTTCACTGTTGCTGTTATAAAGTCCTGTAAAAATTCATTGAATTCTGGATATGTATTTAACGCTACATTATCCCTGTAGAAGTCACCATTAGCCAATAAGGCATTCATCAAATTTCTAAAGTGATAAGCAACCTGCTGCTTTAAGGATACTGCTCCATCTGCGCAAGATAAAAAGCTATCATCCGTAGGGTCGCCCGGATTGTCCTGAATCCCGCAGCAAGAGAAGTTTAATAAGGTTCCCCCTTCTTTAAATAGCCTACCGGTAATACGTTGTCTTTCAAAACTACTATTGTAGTAACTCAAATTAGCCTCGCTGTATAAACCAGAAATCTTATTCACTGTTTTACCGACAAAGAGTCCTAAAATCATATCACTTGCTGTAAAGGAAATAGGTTCATCCAAAATATACGTAAGTAATGTATCTGTATCCGTAGCAATGGTAATGATATTACCCACCATATTCCAATATGCAGCACTTGTACCAGCAACCTCAAAATACTCCGGTAGATACCCATTACGATATACAGCTAATTGTGAGATATCATAATCGGCTGTACCCATAGTACCAGTTTGAATTAGTTCATTAAATAAGGCTACAAAAGCACTTTTAAAACTTGGTAAAATATCACAGTCATTGGTTTCTGCCGTTCCTGTCGCTCCTGATCCTAAATCTTGTCCGACCGTATTACCTGAGTTATTAATAGAACATTCACCTATTCTGGCCTGGGTCTGCCCTGTTAACACTATTTCTTCAAAAGAGGTGTCAGAAGTATTTGTTGATCTAATTTTTGCCAATACTTGAAAATCAAATACACCTGTTGTTGCGTTGTAATTACCTGTATAAAACAAATTACTAATCGTATCGATATACCAAGAAGAACCATATCCTGACCAACTATATCCTGATCCTTGTGATAATGTAAGATCAACAGGTGTACCTCCATCAAAAGTAATAGATACCTTATTGCCCTGTTGGTTTCCCTCTAAAGTAAAATTACCAATAGGCAAATTACCTCCTAAATCAGTATATAGATCTTTTGTTAAGTATTGCCCTTTATAGTTCCCTAAATCACCTACTATAAGAGCGGGTGTACCATCTGGTAAGGTTTCAGAAAATAGCCCGTCTAGGTAAAATTGCATATCCCTAGCCAGAGGACAAACGCCAGTTTCTAAAAAGTACTCGTAATTGACTTGTAAAGCCAATTCTTCTATAGCGTCCTCTGGAGATTGTTGTGAATCATATAGATTATCAACTGGTTTAAAACGCTTTATTTTATCATCATAGAACTCACTTCCGGTTGCATCACACAAACGCTCTAATGGTTTAGAAAAGAACCCATTAATGGTAGAAGATTGTGGATAATCCAGGATTACCGAAACGATAGAAGAAGTAACCTCTCCATCACCAATACATCCATTATAAAATCCTTGATTATATGCATATAATGTAGCGTATACATATTGCACCCGTTGTTTTAGCATCAGGTAGTACGACACATATGTTTGTATAACTTTATCCTTGTCTGGAGTATCTAACGAGGCAATAGCACTTCTTAAACTACTAAAAGATCCAAGATTAGAATCACAATCAGAAACACTATTACATACAGCTGTATTGTATGCCACCTGTAACATCCGTACTCCTAAATTATCATAATCTGTATCTAAAGCATGTTTCATCAGATTCACTCTGTTAGTGTATGCTGAATTGCTATGCTCAATACCTGTTAAAGTCTCTGAAAAATATGGATCATTATCTACTAATATGGTAGGTCTAGAAAGAACGTTAAAAGAAGCATTAGTGGCACTTTGGTAGGTCGTTAGGGTGTTTAGGAAGTTGTTATACCCATCACTATTCATAGTAGCTGTGGCAACTCTAGATGTAACACTACAAACAGCAAGTGAATATTCGAGGTATGTATATTCTGGATGGTACACCAAAAGTGATTCTGCCCAGGAATTTAACCAATATCGTGATATATCTTTAATATTCTCCAGATCCAGATATTGAGGTTCTACTTTTACATACCCTTCTTCACTTGCATCCATTATTGGGCTATCATCTAGAATCGGGGGATCATATGTTCCATCATCTAATTCCTGTGCAAGCACATAACTTATCAATCCATTTTCATCATAATAGTGACCTTGGTCGGTAGCGATATCATATACATAATGCTTTGGATTTCTCCAACTTTTACCAACAGCGCTTAACAATGAATTCTCTTCATTAAAAATACTAAGTGCTTCTAGCGTATCTGTATTCTGAGCATCTTCGTTTTCTACGATAAACTGCATACCATACTGACCGGATAGTTCCATATCTTGGAGTAGATTTGCAACATCATTTTCACAAGAGATCGAGTTGGTAATCACATTTAATTCTTCTTCTGATGGATCAGAATCTCCTATACCATCTTCCTTACAAGGCTCATCACAAGCAAGATATAGCAGCTCCCACTCTCTTCTAAATCTTTCTATTAATGCATCTCTTTCATCAGTATCGCTGTCTACATATGGAACCATTTGTGTATCCACATAGCTATCAATTGCTTCATTTATAGTAAGCAATATCCCATCTCCAGAAGTTAAAAGATTTGTTTTACAATCTTCGCAACTTATAAAACATCCTTCTAGAGTGGCTTCTGGTGCAAAACCTGATGGATCTACATAACATTCTGGATTATTTTCATCTGTAATAGCTGCTATATATTGTGCTGTATATTCCTCTAACTTATCCTTATTAACTTTTAACAACTTAAGAATACCAAAAGATCCTAGTGCTACATTTTCTGCTGTACCATCAGAACCTGTTAATGTAAAAAGTGAAAGATTATTATTAGCAATCAATGTTTCATTGACAGGATTAAGCAGATTATTGCCTTGCTCGTGGAGTATGTTTAATTGAAGGTCGTATGCAAAAGGGAACCCTTCTGTAGTGCCATCTAAACAACCATAATTAAACGAAAGGTCGTTAATAGCAAGTTGATAATCAAAATAAAAACTAGTATTATCTGCCAAGTTCATTTGTTGTGAAGTATACAACTTAGCGTCATTCAAGTTTCCATTTTCACTGGTACTGAATATTCTGTTACTTTCTGAACTTTCAAATAAATTAAAGGTGATTTCTTTATGCAATTCTAGATTAGCTTCATCTGCTAATGACTCTAGGCTTGCTGGGTTACCTCCTGCCAGTGCTGTTGCAATAGTGCTGCCTTGTGGATTTATATAACTAATACTAACTTGTCCATTTGGGTCAATAATAATATTTTTCTTGTAGCGCGATTCATTTCCTACATTGTACCCAAATAAACGATTGAGCTCTTTTTGTTTAGGAGTACTGTAGTAGTATTTCATTTCATGTTTACTTCCAAGCTGGTGAGTAGCTCCTACCCCTCCTTTTCTTTTTATTCTTCCTGTATTATCATTAGTATATTCGATTTGCGAAAAAGGTTTTCCACTTGCTTGTGCAATCCTTTCTTTAAAAAAACCTTCAATATCATTATTAACAGAGTAATACTTACTAGCTCCTGTTTTATTAGACATACTTTCGGTTAATGTCTGATTTAAAGAAACCTTATCATCGGTATCAAAATCCTGATAACTGTATGGCAAAAGAGTTCCATTATTATCTTCGACTGCGTTAAAATCGGAGACATAATCTATTTTAGTACTATTAACAGGTACTGGCAACACTTCTATTGCTGCACGACCTTGGGCATCATAAATTACTTCACCTACAACAGCATGATTATTACTATTGATTTTGGTAACAGTTTGACGATTTCTAAGGGATCCGTCAAAATAACTAACCACCTCTTTCTTTTTGCCTTCTTCGGCATAACTTGCTTTAAATTGCCAATTTTTTAATGAATGATGCGATTTTTCAGCATTTATTTCATAATAATGTGGCCAGTCGGAAACCTTACTCTTTGAATTAGAGCCACTACTCCAATTACTATATTTATATTTGCTTATATCTTCAAAATATCTACCTACAGCTCGGACTCGATATATTAGAAAACCTTTACGGTATAGGGCCGAAATATTATAAAACGTATCATTTGTTTGTATTCTGGAGCTATTCAACTCAAAACCCCGATTCGAGAATTTTATTTCATTGGCAGTATATGTCGTATTTAATTCATCTTTATACGAATCTATCCAAGTCCATTCTATATCATATCCTATTGCTCCCTTAACTTCACTCCAACTTATCTCAAGCTCGTTGGTGCTTTGTTGTAAGAAAGCTGGGTTTAGAGAAGGTACATCTTGATATGCCAACTTATGATATCGCTCTGCACTAAAACCAACTTTTAATTCTACATTATCTGGAATAGGTACGTTGACTTGTTCTACACCGCCACTTGAATTATCAGTATATCTAACTTCTATTACTTTTATATGAGCTCCGTAACGATTATCTAAAACATATTTAGTCACATCAATAAAACTACCTCCTGCTCCAGGTAAATAATTACTATCGAGTTGTAAATTAACTTCTTTTGTTTCTGTATCTAACATTCCAGATGCTAAAACGGAGGTTATTTCCAGTTTTAATTTTATAGTAAACCATAATGAATTGCCTACTACATCTTTCAACTTTAGATCGACATACGTATATGGATTTACATCTTTAATTGTCGAATTTGGCAATTCAGCTACTTCATAGGTAAGAACATCACCAGTAGTAAGCGATTGATTCAATTGTTCTGAAGAAAATTGTTCATCCCATTGAGAATACATTCCTAACCCTAAGAATAGAAATACGGTTACGAGTCTAAATTTTAATTTATTAACATTCATAGTTGTATGCTATAGATATGAGTTTCTTTATTTAGTAAGATCTACTAGTTGATAGTTTTTATACTTCCCGGTCAGTTGTTTATGTCCGTTAGGATTAGGAGTTACGTAATCTGATATTTGCAAAACTTCTTGATTCACAGATTTTTGTAATTCCATTTCGATACAAAGCTTCGCATTACCCCACTCTTTCTTTCCATCTGATGATTCAAATGGGAG
Coding sequences:
- a CDS encoding RHS repeat-associated core domain-containing protein: MNVNKLKFRLVTVFLFLGLGMYSQWDEQFSSEQLNQSLTTGDVLTYEVAELPNSTIKDVNPYTYVDLKLKDVVGNSLWFTIKLKLEITSVLASGMLDTETKEVNLQLDSNYLPGAGGSFIDVTKYVLDNRYGAHIKVIEVRYTDNSSGGVEQVNVPIPDNVELKVGFSAERYHKLAYQDVPSLNPAFLQQSTNELEISWSEVKGAIGYDIEWTWIDSYKDELNTTYTANEIKFSNRGFELNSSRIQTNDTFYNISALYRKGFLIYRVRAVGRYFEDISKYKYSNWSSGSNSKSKVSDWPHYYEINAEKSHHSLKNWQFKASYAEEGKKKEVVSYFDGSLRNRQTVTKINSNNHAVVGEVIYDAQGRAAIEVLPVPVNSTKIDYVSDFNAVEDNNGTLLPYSYQDFDTDDKVSLNQTLTESMSNKTGASKYYSVNNDIEGFFKERIAQASGKPFSQIEYTNDNTGRIKRKGGVGATHQLGSKHEMKYYYSTPKQKELNRLFGYNVGNESRYKKNIIIDPNGQVSISYINPQGSTIATALAGGNPASLESLADEANLELHKEITFNLFESSESNRIFSTSENGNLNDAKLYTSQQMNLADNTSFYFDYQLAINDLSFNYGCLDGTTEGFPFAYDLQLNILHEQGNNLLNPVNETLIANNNLSLFTLTGSDGTAENVALGSFGILKLLKVNKDKLEEYTAQYIAAITDENNPECYVDPSGFAPEATLEGCFISCEDCKTNLLTSGDGILLTINEAIDSYVDTQMVPYVDSDTDERDALIERFRREWELLYLACDEPCKEDGIGDSDPSEEELNVITNSISCENDVANLLQDMELSGQYGMQFIVENEDAQNTDTLEALSIFNEENSLLSAVGKSWRNPKHYVYDIATDQGHYYDENGLISYVLAQELDDGTYDPPILDDSPIMDASEEGYVKVEPQYLDLENIKDISRYWLNSWAESLLVYHPEYTYLEYSLAVCSVTSRVATATMNSDGYNNFLNTLTTYQSATNASFNVLSRPTILVDNDPYFSETLTGIEHSNSAYTNRVNLMKHALDTDYDNLGVRMLQVAYNTAVCNSVSDCDSNLGSFSSLRSAIASLDTPDKDKVIQTYVSYYLMLKQRVQYVYATLYAYNQGFYNGCIGDGEVTSSIVSVILDYPQSSTINGFFSKPLERLCDATGSEFYDDKIKRFKPVDNLYDSQQSPEDAIEELALQVNYEYFLETGVCPLARDMQFYLDGLFSETLPDGTPALIVGDLGNYKGQYLTKDLYTDLGGNLPIGNFTLEGNQQGNKVSITFDGGTPVDLTLSQGSGYSWSGYGSSWYIDTISNLFYTGNYNATTGVFDFQVLAKIRSTNTSDTSFEEIVLTGQTQARIGECSINNSGNTVGQDLGSGATGTAETNDCDILPSFKSAFVALFNELIQTGTMGTADYDISQLAVYRNGYLPEYFEVAGTSAAYWNMVGNIITIATDTDTLLTYILDEPISFTASDMILGLFVGKTVNKISGLYSEANLSYYNSSFERQRITGRLFKEGGTLLNFSCCGIQDNPGDPTDDSFLSCADGAVSLKQQVAYHFRNLMNALLANGDFYRDNVALNTYPEFNEFLQDFITATVKYDCEVKSDCASEWSNVDYRDVTQVAWNGSKVFSDYGNQYIDYAGAYQFTIRYIASGPTNMNEISSIESLKFSTDNIIEGRLNDIEFNYLDIQGTNNLYQGMSLGLMNYPETRLVRPAHYQCSLLDILIEEPFITTCEQSADAEERLESHLVEMFNDVFKVFDSEKVQVDINTTKTNNFLNDNILNIDEAVKIRIENEGNYGYGSPIARDIAFYRYRTNSPNKITLRIGFPSLDQTVDSDGHNFFQFDLVLQNDDDTSFSIEQMGQIGIIEKIDFLPSQKLNITYIEKTIGNRIEAKGGYFMGPRKQFPIGVPPGNLTYSFGLCENFLNLIENNSARNSQPISSSSFVNSKTISVGITNEEACQPCIPPVIQPISCTGKFPVLQSIATGITGYSLTDLYTVDYFCDMKYAYAVDDYKDYIESLSVTDIESLQFMTVAEFAASGINIGGSSTSRIIDAYAVHVSQQGENAKDWAVFVKEYKATNPLPCEASILLSLPNAPVIIEDPQTDCEEFILNVSELYNADSYQNFLDAKRIEFQKAYITAALENANEDFSMRYFDKEYQYTLYYYDQAGNLKQTVPPEGVDRFTEEELEDQGIHAAINAYRNSNAAIENETLLPKHELITKYRYNSLNQLIWQKTPDGGITVFAYDDLGRIIASQNAKQKTQNSFSYTTYDKLGRIVEAGELKANTAVYIDDTSGKFLYSNINDKVDVRLEQGYPSNISNIQKEVTRTIYSQPVANAQAVFNTTSDHIQNSRNRVTAIYYFDQKPTGTLTSQYDNAIFYSYDIHGNVKELAQHNREMSIDQNDPLSQIKRTEYEYDLISGNVHKVIYQKGELDQFIHQYAYDADNRIVNIETSGDGMIWEQDATYQYFAHGPLARTEIGDKKVQGIDYAYTLHGWLKGVNSESLTPDSDMGGDGAVESKVAKDAMGYSLSYFEDDYVPVSSVTTNAFGYSNTAALQSPKNLYNGNIKQMVTSLLDNDESMLDAQLNHYQYDQLNRIRGMQGYSANGATIAENYSSSYTYDNNGNLETLQRSAVNASGIVTPMDDFTYNYNTDATGNKINNQLRSVSDVASLDANFDTDIDSGQSVDNYQYDAIGQLTKDEAEGLTNIEWRVDGKIRQITKTDGSTIGFNYDGLGNRISKTVLPENKTTYYSRDAQGNVMAVYKETVDVTNNTNELRLQEHHIYGSSRLGLQESDVLLTADTQNPTPDTYINEVGDKRYELSNHLGNVLSVVSDRKVVETNYLSEVSTFEFTGWQNLEEDTNWNRYGGSEITTTADKLQVTVDDKSEGVIHTMLTDPGNTYTVTYDLELQNSPDIDIQAEAFGTILTSTINTNSGRHSIRFTATQVVTNVSWARTRDKDDIVDTFAIDNIVITTLGTLADHTTESSTFIPDVLAFNDYYPFGMLLPNRHENSAEYRYGFQGQEADNEVKGEGNSVNYKYRMHDPRVGRFFAVDPLTAKYPHYTPYSFSGNKVIHAVELEGLEEALINRGTSSIRNEGDTSCDNVYHCGTFNEDGSAKFKEGWYTYNDYGKVTNTNRKVTHSYSNKDGSFTQFSMSALALRVTTQGAKNAAIAEVDGPFIAGDILLGLYLIYSAIPDKIETSWEAIPIDVPITQVGAKPRNGDSPEMITFFRGVVAPRADEAIKNQDLSYTSNGHPQLNMAPGFYFTTNPAQAVIWARTSDLSGVGKIVGYKVVAISIEKKVWETFKLANPGIIDGQQVLRPPSYKELFWDETIIPNNLIKSFSKTGIIFPATPDFGH